Proteins from one Gibbsiella quercinecans genomic window:
- a CDS encoding MFS transporter produces MSTLNIDTAAPLSTPIGSVSDVARLINQRSDKNSHARMIVLLALGGVFLDAYDLTTLSYGIDDVVREFSLSPLLTGVVTSSIMVGTIIGNLVGGWLTDKYGRYQVFMADMLFFVVSAIAAGLAPNVWVLIGARFLMGIGVGIDLPVAMAYLAEFSKFTGQGNKAARLAAWCPMWYAASSVCFLIIFALYFLLPAQHIDWLWRASLLFGAVPALLIIMVRRRFMNESPLWAANQGDFKGAARILRESYGIDAHEEPSAAGREKPQPPKVSFRVLFQKPYRERTIVASVMNVCISFEYTAIAFFLPSILAQFLGAGVFETISASLGLNVLFAFTGGLLGMRLAWKYPSRHVAIAGFALQFIALIALALIGQPHAALGIGLALLMLGLWLFAEGFGPGAQMMIYPALSYPTSIRATGVGFGRSLSGIGSALALFILPILQARFGTDMFWIVSLAAFIPIVFLLAIRFEPTRNDIDDRGEQTAADTSL; encoded by the coding sequence ATGAGTACGTTGAATATCGATACGGCAGCGCCGCTGTCCACACCGATTGGATCGGTGAGCGATGTGGCGCGCTTAATCAATCAACGCAGTGATAAGAACAGCCACGCGCGTATGATTGTCCTGCTGGCGTTGGGCGGCGTTTTTCTTGACGCCTATGACCTGACCACGCTGTCTTACGGCATTGATGACGTGGTGCGCGAGTTCAGCCTTAGCCCGCTGCTGACTGGCGTGGTGACGTCTTCGATTATGGTGGGAACCATCATCGGTAACCTGGTCGGCGGCTGGCTGACGGATAAGTATGGCCGCTATCAGGTGTTTATGGCGGATATGCTGTTTTTTGTGGTATCGGCGATTGCCGCCGGGCTGGCGCCCAACGTTTGGGTGCTGATCGGCGCACGCTTTCTGATGGGGATCGGGGTGGGGATCGATCTGCCGGTTGCCATGGCCTACCTGGCGGAGTTTTCCAAGTTTACCGGCCAGGGCAACAAAGCGGCGCGGCTGGCCGCCTGGTGCCCGATGTGGTACGCGGCTTCCTCGGTGTGCTTCCTGATTATCTTTGCGCTCTACTTTTTGTTACCCGCGCAGCACATCGATTGGCTCTGGCGCGCGTCACTTTTGTTCGGCGCGGTACCGGCGCTGCTGATTATCATGGTACGCCGGCGCTTTATGAACGAATCGCCGCTGTGGGCCGCCAATCAGGGCGACTTCAAGGGGGCGGCGCGCATTCTGCGTGAATCGTACGGCATTGATGCCCATGAAGAGCCCAGCGCCGCCGGCCGGGAAAAACCGCAGCCGCCCAAAGTCAGCTTCCGCGTGCTGTTCCAAAAACCGTATCGCGAGCGCACGATAGTGGCCAGCGTAATGAACGTCTGTATCTCGTTTGAATACACCGCGATCGCGTTTTTCCTGCCGTCGATCCTGGCGCAGTTCCTCGGCGCCGGCGTGTTTGAAACCATCTCCGCTTCGCTTGGCCTGAACGTGCTGTTCGCCTTTACCGGCGGCCTGCTCGGCATGCGCCTGGCGTGGAAATACCCTTCGCGCCACGTGGCGATCGCCGGTTTTGCCCTGCAGTTCATCGCGCTGATCGCGCTGGCGTTAATCGGCCAGCCGCACGCGGCGCTCGGCATCGGGCTGGCGCTGCTAATGCTGGGCCTGTGGCTGTTTGCCGAAGGCTTCGGCCCGGGCGCACAAATGATGATTTACCCGGCGCTCTCTTATCCAACATCGATCCGCGCCACCGGGGTGGGCTTCGGCCGCTCGCTATCAGGCATCGGCAGCGCGCTGGCGTTGTTCATCCTGCCTATTCTGCAGGCGCGTTTCGGCACCGATATGTTCTGGATTGTTTCGCTGGCGGCGTTCATCCCGATCGTCTTTTTGCTGGCGATCCGTTTTGAACCCACCCGTAATGATATTGATGACCGAGGTGAACAAACCGCCGCGGACACGTCACTGTGA
- a CDS encoding MetQ/NlpA family ABC transporter substrate-binding protein has protein sequence MSNHEFEIRKKKRWPLPLAIVVLLIAAAAVWYFTTGKSQAVQFGTTLKVHYEPAMAGEQRVIQYVGEHIAPDYGIKLEAVGLQDPVQADRAVAQGQYAATIYQHQWWLKQVVDANGFKLTPTQPVFQWAFGIYSDRYPSIDALPDGAEIVVPNDGANQGQALWLLQRIGLIGLDPTIEPRTAKLKDITVNKRNFNFKELDLLTMPRALNSVDAAIGYVSQFDAGKVPREKGILFPPAPKTFASQLVIGTPYLEDANIKKLQQAFADPRVQQYLQQTDDPLVKGVLVPVSAE, from the coding sequence ATGTCAAATCACGAGTTTGAGATTCGTAAGAAAAAGCGCTGGCCGTTGCCGCTGGCGATTGTCGTGCTGCTGATTGCGGCGGCGGCAGTGTGGTATTTCACTACCGGCAAGAGCCAGGCGGTGCAGTTCGGCACCACGCTGAAGGTGCATTATGAGCCGGCGATGGCCGGGGAACAGCGCGTGATTCAATACGTTGGCGAGCATATCGCACCGGATTACGGCATCAAGCTGGAAGCGGTTGGCTTGCAAGACCCGGTGCAGGCGGACCGGGCGGTGGCGCAAGGGCAATATGCCGCCACCATTTACCAACACCAGTGGTGGCTGAAACAGGTGGTGGATGCCAACGGCTTCAAATTGACGCCAACGCAGCCGGTGTTCCAATGGGCGTTCGGCATTTATTCGGATCGTTACCCTTCGATAGACGCGTTGCCCGACGGTGCCGAGATTGTGGTGCCGAACGACGGCGCTAACCAGGGCCAGGCGCTGTGGCTGCTGCAGCGTATTGGGCTGATTGGGCTGGATCCCACCATCGAACCCCGCACTGCCAAGCTGAAAGACATCACCGTCAATAAGCGCAACTTCAACTTTAAGGAGCTGGATCTGCTGACCATGCCGCGTGCGCTGAATTCGGTGGATGCCGCCATTGGTTATGTTTCGCAGTTTGACGCGGGCAAAGTGCCGCGCGAGAAGGGGATTTTGTTCCCACCGGCGCCGAAGACCTTCGCCTCGCAGTTGGTGATTGGCACGCCGTACCTGGAAGACGCCAATATCAAGAAACTGCAGCAGGCCTTTGCCGATCCGCGCGTGCAGCAATACCTGCAGCAAACGGACGATCCTTTGGTGAAAGGGGTTTTGGTACCGGTATCGGCGGAGTAA
- a CDS encoding SDR family NAD(P)-dependent oxidoreductase — MTELNGSPVALISGAASGIGLALAQAYARNGVRVAGGYYPADPHDPRQAAASVDAAGGGALWLELDVTATASVDAFAQRALEHFGRIDYVVANAGLLYRSPIGEMSDAEWHKMLDVDLSGVMRLFRAAANRMTGPGSMVAISSIAGAFYGWQDHAHYAAAKAGVPGICRSMAVELAPRGIRCNAVIPGLIETPQSLDKVNSLGPEGLAKAARAIPLGRVGQPQDVAGLIRFLTSDDAAYITGQSIIIDGGLTVRWPD; from the coding sequence ATGACTGAACTCAACGGTTCACCGGTCGCGCTGATCAGCGGCGCGGCCAGCGGCATCGGGCTGGCGCTGGCGCAGGCCTATGCCCGCAACGGCGTACGCGTCGCCGGCGGCTATTATCCGGCCGATCCGCACGATCCGCGTCAGGCGGCCGCGTCGGTTGATGCCGCCGGCGGCGGCGCGCTATGGCTGGAACTTGACGTCACCGCAACGGCGTCGGTAGACGCCTTCGCCCAGCGCGCGCTGGAACATTTCGGCCGGATTGATTACGTGGTGGCCAACGCCGGTCTGCTGTACCGCTCGCCCATCGGCGAAATGAGCGATGCCGAGTGGCACAAAATGCTGGATGTCGATCTTAGCGGGGTGATGCGCCTGTTTCGCGCGGCGGCCAATCGTATGACGGGCCCCGGCAGTATGGTGGCGATTTCGTCGATCGCCGGCGCGTTCTACGGCTGGCAGGATCACGCGCATTATGCGGCGGCCAAGGCCGGAGTACCCGGCATCTGCCGTTCAATGGCGGTGGAGCTGGCGCCGCGGGGGATTCGCTGCAACGCGGTGATCCCAGGGCTTATCGAAACCCCGCAGTCGCTGGATAAGGTCAATTCGCTGGGGCCAGAAGGGCTGGCGAAGGCGGCGCGCGCTATCCCGTTGGGGCGCGTGGGCCAGCCGCAAGACGTCGCCGGCCTGATTCGTTTCCTCACCAGCGATGACGCGGCCTACATCACCGGGCAAAGCATCATCATTGACGGCGGGCTGACGGTCCGCTGGCCTGATTAA
- a CDS encoding polysaccharide deacetylase family protein, with protein sequence MAKDILCAFGVDVDAVAGWLGSYGGEDSPDDISRGLFAGEVGAPRLLKLFADHNLRTTWFIPGHSIETFPQQMKAVAEAGHEIGVHGYSHENPIAMTPVQEEAVLDRCIELVTQLAGKRPTGYVAPWWEFSNVTNELLLKKGIKYDHSLMHNDFHPYYVRVGDSWTRIDYSQQPDSWMKPLQRGEETDLVEIPANWYLDDLPPMMFIKKSPNSHGFVNPRHLEEMWRDQFDWVYRENDYAVFTMTIHPDVSGRPQVLLMLERLIKHIQSHEGVRFVTFDEIADDFLRRKPRTV encoded by the coding sequence ATGGCTAAAGACATACTGTGTGCATTTGGCGTTGACGTGGATGCCGTTGCCGGCTGGCTGGGCTCTTACGGTGGGGAAGACTCCCCGGATGATATCTCACGCGGCTTGTTTGCCGGGGAAGTGGGCGCCCCGCGCCTGCTGAAGCTGTTTGCCGATCACAATCTGCGCACCACCTGGTTTATCCCAGGGCATTCCATCGAAACCTTCCCGCAACAAATGAAAGCGGTGGCGGAGGCCGGGCACGAAATCGGCGTGCATGGCTACAGCCATGAAAACCCGATCGCCATGACGCCAGTGCAGGAAGAAGCCGTGCTGGATCGCTGTATCGAGTTGGTGACGCAACTGGCCGGCAAACGCCCGACTGGCTACGTCGCCCCGTGGTGGGAATTTAGCAACGTCACCAACGAACTGCTGCTCAAAAAGGGCATCAAGTACGATCACAGCCTGATGCACAACGATTTCCACCCTTATTATGTGCGCGTAGGCGACAGTTGGACGCGCATCGACTATAGCCAGCAGCCCGACAGTTGGATGAAACCGCTGCAGCGCGGCGAGGAAACCGATCTGGTCGAGATCCCCGCCAATTGGTACCTGGACGATCTGCCGCCGATGATGTTCATCAAGAAATCCCCCAACAGCCACGGCTTCGTCAACCCACGCCACCTGGAAGAAATGTGGCGCGATCAGTTCGACTGGGTGTACCGCGAAAACGACTACGCGGTGTTCACCATGACGATCCACCCCGACGTTTCCGGCCGCCCGCAGGTGCTGCTGATGCTGGAACGGCTGATCAAGCACATCCAGAGCCATGAAGGCGTGCGCTTCGTGACCTTCGATGAAATTGCCGATGACTTCCTGCGCCGCAAACCGCGCACGGTCTGA
- a CDS encoding ABC transporter substrate-binding protein, which translates to MPRSSIASAPATLRVLGTSVTLLEILRQRAEQDLGLRIEYQIHDVQDAQRIAVMHPERYDLYDQWFHNVDFVWPARAVQPLDINRLRYWDEINDLPKRGTLFPGGRLGDGSVPVKRLYVQHDHSLGSTPTERISMLPLTHNADSFAYHRDRLPRILRDEEESWGWLLHPAFSGQVALQNDAAMGGLDAALAAQGAGLARFANIGNLSLEEIDRLTSVLSELHRHGHFAAFWASQDEACRLIDDRRVGIQSLWAPTYFRHHFQQRGYTLATPREGYRAWYGGLSISRCASGRVLDAAYDYLNWWQSGWPGAVMAKQGYYISNPQRSRPYLSRAEWDYWYAGKPASEDLPDAYGNGLIPQGEQRDGGSYEQRMSHIAVWNSVMDEHNYLVRRWHDFLRA; encoded by the coding sequence ATGCCCCGCTCCTCCATCGCCAGCGCGCCAGCCACCTTGCGGGTGCTGGGCACCTCGGTCACCCTGTTGGAAATTTTGCGTCAACGCGCCGAGCAGGATCTGGGCCTGCGCATCGAATACCAGATCCATGATGTACAGGACGCGCAGCGCATCGCCGTGATGCACCCCGAGCGCTACGATCTTTACGATCAATGGTTCCACAATGTGGATTTCGTCTGGCCGGCCCGGGCGGTTCAGCCGCTGGATATCAATCGCCTGCGTTACTGGGACGAAATCAACGATCTGCCGAAACGAGGCACCCTGTTCCCCGGCGGCCGGCTGGGCGACGGCAGCGTGCCGGTCAAGCGGCTCTATGTGCAGCACGATCACAGCCTCGGCAGCACGCCCACCGAGCGGATCAGCATGCTGCCGCTGACCCACAACGCCGACAGCTTCGCCTACCATCGGGATCGGCTGCCCAGGATCCTGCGGGATGAAGAAGAGAGCTGGGGCTGGCTGCTGCACCCGGCGTTCAGCGGCCAGGTGGCGTTGCAGAACGACGCGGCGATGGGCGGGCTGGATGCCGCGCTGGCGGCACAGGGCGCGGGGCTGGCGCGCTTTGCCAACATCGGCAATCTAAGCCTGGAAGAGATCGACCGCCTGACAAGCGTGCTGTCCGAACTGCACCGCCACGGGCATTTCGCCGCGTTCTGGGCCAGCCAGGACGAAGCCTGCCGGCTGATTGACGACCGGCGCGTCGGGATCCAAAGCCTGTGGGCGCCCACCTATTTCCGCCACCATTTCCAGCAGCGCGGCTATACGCTGGCGACGCCGCGTGAGGGCTACCGCGCCTGGTACGGCGGGCTGTCGATCTCGCGCTGCGCCAGCGGCCGCGTGCTGGACGCCGCCTATGATTACCTCAACTGGTGGCAATCCGGCTGGCCGGGGGCGGTGATGGCCAAACAGGGCTACTACATCTCTAACCCACAGCGCAGCCGCCCCTACCTATCCCGCGCAGAGTGGGATTATTGGTACGCCGGCAAACCGGCCAGCGAAGATTTGCCGGATGCCTATGGCAATGGCTTGATCCCTCAGGGCGAGCAGCGCGACGGCGGCAGTTACGAACAGCGGATGAGCCATATTGCGGTGTGGAATTCGGTGATGGACGAACATAACTATCTGGTGCGGCGCTGGCATGATTTTCTGCGCGCCTGA
- a CDS encoding sugar glycosyltransferase encodes MGSFFKQIYRYSHPRPYRHNENLWPHVKIERAASGEIIALRYKKQPVPIADLAMLKGSCHGDVLLTATGPSINSMQFDALPPMPAIGVNGAYFLHNEVDFRFYVIVDMGFIDRRPDIVEGIIRDENILLFTTVQGVAKIIDKATLANVKCRFAVIEDAAYKTYQPRIPTQALRPHYCHAASVSFCPENHAIAFNHDIRSGIFDAGTVVYWAFQIISYLGFEQLLIAGLDMNNFHLPRFYETAANKLPTFLADKVDDLIIPAFAHASHQMKLNNIAVKNLSPTSAISSDIFEKVDSNELFIQPAMAAGE; translated from the coding sequence ATGGGATCGTTTTTTAAACAGATATACCGTTATTCTCATCCACGTCCCTATCGCCATAATGAGAATCTCTGGCCCCATGTAAAGATTGAACGCGCCGCCAGCGGGGAAATCATTGCGCTGCGTTATAAAAAACAGCCGGTACCGATCGCCGATCTGGCGATGCTGAAGGGCAGTTGCCACGGCGATGTGCTGTTAACCGCCACCGGGCCTTCAATCAACAGTATGCAATTCGACGCCTTGCCGCCGATGCCGGCGATTGGCGTGAACGGCGCCTATTTCTTGCATAACGAGGTAGACTTCCGTTTCTACGTGATTGTCGATATGGGGTTTATCGACCGCCGGCCGGATATCGTGGAAGGTATTATCCGCGACGAAAATATTTTATTGTTCACCACCGTGCAGGGCGTCGCCAAAATTATTGATAAAGCCACATTAGCCAATGTGAAATGCCGCTTCGCCGTTATTGAAGACGCCGCCTACAAAACGTATCAACCGCGAATTCCTACCCAAGCGCTGCGCCCACATTATTGCCATGCCGCCAGCGTCAGCTTTTGCCCGGAAAATCACGCCATCGCTTTTAACCATGATATTCGCAGCGGTATTTTTGACGCCGGCACCGTGGTGTATTGGGCATTCCAGATTATTTCTTACCTTGGGTTTGAGCAGTTACTGATCGCCGGCCTGGATATGAATAATTTCCACCTGCCGCGCTTTTATGAAACCGCCGCCAATAAGCTGCCGACGTTTTTGGCCGATAAAGTGGATGATTTGATTATCCCGGCGTTCGCCCATGCCAGCCACCAGATGAAGCTCAATAATATCGCGGTTAAAAACCTGTCGCCGACCAGCGCAATCAGCAGCGATATTTTTGAAAAAGTGGACAGTAACGAACTGTTCATCCAACCGGCGATGGCGGCCGGCGAATAA
- a CDS encoding acyl-CoA dehydrogenase family protein has translation MSQHLLSTGADYAQLAQRFRPIFARIAAGALERELTRTLPYEPIRWLKEAGFGTLRIPREKGGYGASLPQLFELLTELAEADSNLPQALRAHFAFVEDRLNQPDSPQRDRWFSRFLDGELVGSGWTEIGAVQLGQVITKVTPHDGAWRLNGEKFYSTGSLFSDWIDVYAERSDNGGAVIAIVNVNQDAVERDDDWDGFGQRTTGSGTTRFNNAHVEAEHLYDFADRFRYQTAFYQHVLLASLAGVGRAVQRDAAAGVRNRRRIYSHGNATLVKDDVQIQQVVGQIASWAYAVEATVLKAAASLQRAYEAHVSQDEARIQAENIAAEVDAAKAQVIASEWVPRAASELFNALGASDTRVSKALDRHWRNARTLSSHNPVIYKARNVGAWAINGSEPTFIWQIGSSPQA, from the coding sequence ATGAGCCAACATCTGTTATCGACCGGCGCCGATTATGCCCAACTGGCGCAGCGCTTCCGCCCGATTTTTGCCCGCATCGCCGCCGGTGCGTTGGAGCGCGAACTGACGCGCACGCTGCCCTATGAACCGATACGCTGGCTGAAAGAGGCCGGGTTCGGCACGCTGCGCATTCCGCGGGAGAAAGGCGGTTACGGCGCTTCGCTGCCGCAGCTGTTTGAATTGCTGACGGAGTTGGCCGAGGCCGATTCCAACCTGCCGCAGGCGCTGCGCGCGCACTTTGCCTTTGTGGAGGACCGGCTTAATCAGCCGGATAGCCCGCAGCGCGATCGCTGGTTCAGCCGCTTTTTGGATGGCGAGTTGGTCGGCAGCGGTTGGACGGAAATCGGCGCGGTGCAGCTTGGCCAGGTGATCACCAAGGTGACGCCGCACGACGGCGCCTGGCGGTTGAACGGCGAGAAGTTTTACAGCACCGGCAGCCTGTTCAGCGACTGGATTGATGTGTATGCCGAACGCAGCGATAACGGCGGCGCAGTGATCGCCATCGTCAATGTCAACCAGGATGCGGTAGAACGTGACGATGACTGGGATGGCTTTGGCCAGCGCACCACCGGCAGCGGCACCACGCGCTTTAACAATGCCCATGTGGAAGCGGAACACCTGTATGACTTTGCCGATCGTTTCCGTTACCAGACGGCGTTTTATCAGCACGTTTTGCTGGCCAGTTTAGCCGGCGTTGGCCGCGCGGTGCAGCGTGACGCCGCCGCGGGCGTGCGCAACCGGCGGCGTATCTATAGCCACGGCAATGCCACGCTGGTGAAAGACGATGTGCAGATCCAGCAGGTGGTGGGGCAGATTGCTTCCTGGGCCTATGCGGTGGAAGCCACGGTGCTGAAGGCGGCGGCATCCTTGCAGCGTGCCTATGAGGCGCACGTATCGCAGGATGAGGCGCGGATACAGGCAGAGAACATTGCCGCTGAAGTGGATGCCGCCAAGGCGCAGGTGATCGCCAGTGAATGGGTGCCGCGCGCCGCCAGTGAGCTGTTTAATGCGCTGGGGGCTTCCGACACCCGGGTGAGTAAGGCGCTGGACCGCCATTGGCGCAATGCCCGCACGCTGTCTTCACACAACCCAGTGATCTACAAGGCGCGCAACGTCGGCGCCTGGGCGATCAACGGCAGCGAGCCAACATTCATCTGGCAAATTGGCAGTAGCCCACAGGCGTAA
- a CDS encoding CobW family GTP-binding protein has translation MAAMFKIPVHVLSGFLGSGKTTLLRRLLQGQDQRDTALLVNEFGAVGIDHLLLAEVAPDTVLLPSGCVCCAMRGELKQALLALFERRQRGEVPAFSQVILETTGLADPAPILATLLHDRQLQHHFRQGTMITLVDSEHAWQQAQHQPEWLEQVTAADWLLLSKTDRVADGALAPLQDYLQRLNPLAHIAPTSTLADGDLSLFGGWPDTLAFQRLRPLPAAAPPPDGARHPATQTCTIEFDRQINWSAFAVWLSMLLHCHGQSILRIKGILKVAESATPVVIQGVQHSLHPPLHLTAWPPGAQRSQVVLIMRGIDPARVQDAFHRFMLSVAATTPVAPPLTEI, from the coding sequence ATGGCGGCAATGTTTAAGATACCGGTACACGTGCTCAGCGGGTTTCTCGGCAGCGGCAAAACCACCCTGCTGCGCCGTTTGCTGCAAGGCCAGGATCAGCGTGACACCGCGCTGCTGGTAAACGAATTCGGCGCCGTGGGCATCGATCATCTGCTATTGGCCGAAGTGGCGCCGGATACGGTGCTACTGCCCAGCGGCTGCGTGTGCTGCGCCATGCGCGGTGAGTTGAAACAGGCATTGTTGGCGCTGTTTGAGCGCCGCCAACGGGGCGAGGTGCCGGCGTTCAGCCAGGTGATCCTGGAAACCACCGGGTTGGCGGACCCAGCGCCGATCCTCGCCACCCTGCTGCACGATCGTCAGCTCCAGCACCATTTCCGCCAGGGCACGATGATTACCCTGGTGGACAGCGAACACGCCTGGCAGCAAGCGCAGCATCAGCCGGAATGGCTGGAACAGGTCACCGCGGCCGATTGGCTGCTGCTCAGCAAAACCGATCGGGTGGCGGACGGCGCGCTCGCGCCGCTTCAGGATTACCTGCAACGGCTGAACCCGCTGGCGCATATTGCCCCGACCAGCACCCTGGCGGATGGCGATCTCAGCCTGTTCGGCGGCTGGCCGGACACGCTCGCGTTCCAGCGCCTGCGCCCGTTACCCGCCGCTGCGCCGCCGCCCGACGGCGCACGGCACCCGGCGACGCAAACCTGCACAATCGAATTTGATCGGCAGATCAACTGGTCGGCTTTCGCCGTTTGGCTTTCAATGCTATTACATTGCCACGGGCAATCAATATTGCGCATCAAAGGGATATTGAAGGTGGCGGAAAGCGCCACGCCGGTGGTGATCCAAGGCGTGCAGCACAGCCTGCACCCGCCGCTGCACCTCACCGCCTGGCCGCCGGGCGCGCAGCGTTCGCAAGTGGTGTTGATTATGCGTGGCATTGACCCCGCGCGGGTGCAAGATGCCTTTCACCGTTTTATGCTGTCGGTTGCTGCAACCACGCCGGTGGCTCCACCGCTTACGGAGATCTAA
- a CDS encoding MFS transporter produces MNIYTKTTVNGWQPQQLTIRDVKFATWIAFFAWVFAVYDFILFGTLLPEIGAHFGWNEVEQAELATWVAVGGAVIALAIGPLVDRLGRRLGIVFTVGGAAVCSLLTAFGGGWSKGALIGIRSVAGLGYAEQTVNATYLTEMYAAINDPKLNRRKGFIYSLVQGGWPIGALVASALTALLMPLIGWQGSFIFAALPSFVIALLAMKLKETPQFQIHRHIHQLHKAGEAQQARQVADDYQVDYDTHQNAGLAAAFRGASLRATLVLGGAFLLNWFAIQIFSVLGTTVITKVHNVSFANSLLILVLSNLVGYCGYLTHGWLGDRFGRRNTIAVGWMLGGLAFTAMLYCPSDFTIIVALYSVGLFFLIGPYAAALFFISESFPTAIRATAGALIAAMGPVGAIIAGIGATTVLGDGGHWQTAALLFGAIPCFISGIIMLFARHVAPHSVK; encoded by the coding sequence ATGAACATCTACACAAAAACCACGGTCAACGGCTGGCAACCCCAGCAACTCACCATCAGGGATGTTAAATTCGCCACTTGGATCGCGTTCTTTGCCTGGGTATTCGCCGTCTATGATTTTATTCTGTTCGGCACCCTGCTGCCGGAAATCGGCGCGCATTTCGGCTGGAACGAAGTGGAACAGGCAGAGCTGGCCACCTGGGTCGCGGTGGGCGGTGCGGTGATCGCGCTGGCTATCGGCCCATTGGTCGACAGGCTTGGGCGGCGGCTGGGCATTGTTTTCACCGTCGGTGGTGCCGCCGTGTGTTCGTTGCTGACCGCCTTCGGCGGCGGCTGGAGCAAAGGCGCGCTGATCGGCATCCGCTCGGTCGCCGGGCTGGGCTATGCCGAACAGACGGTAAATGCCACTTACCTTACCGAAATGTATGCTGCCATCAACGATCCAAAACTGAACCGCCGCAAAGGCTTTATCTACAGCCTGGTGCAGGGCGGCTGGCCCATTGGCGCGTTGGTCGCTTCAGCATTGACGGCGCTGTTGATGCCGCTCATTGGCTGGCAGGGCAGCTTTATCTTCGCCGCCCTGCCGTCATTTGTCATCGCGTTGCTGGCGATGAAGCTGAAAGAAACCCCACAGTTCCAAATCCACCGCCATATCCACCAGTTGCACAAGGCCGGCGAGGCGCAACAGGCCCGGCAGGTCGCCGACGACTACCAGGTGGATTACGACACCCATCAGAACGCCGGCCTGGCCGCCGCGTTCCGCGGGGCATCGCTGCGCGCCACGCTGGTGCTGGGAGGCGCATTTCTACTCAACTGGTTTGCCATTCAGATCTTCAGCGTGCTGGGCACCACGGTGATCACTAAGGTGCACAACGTCTCGTTCGCCAACTCGCTGCTGATTTTGGTGCTCTCCAATCTGGTGGGCTATTGCGGCTACCTGACGCACGGCTGGCTGGGCGATCGTTTCGGGCGCCGCAACACCATCGCCGTCGGTTGGATGCTCGGCGGGCTGGCATTTACCGCCATGCTCTATTGCCCAAGCGATTTCACCATCATCGTTGCGCTGTACAGCGTCGGTCTGTTCTTCCTGATCGGCCCTTATGCCGCCGCGCTGTTTTTCATCAGCGAAAGCTTCCCCACCGCCATTCGCGCCACCGCCGGCGCGTTGATCGCCGCGATGGGGCCGGTCGGGGCAATCATTGCCGGCATTGGCGCCACCACCGTACTTGGCGACGGCGGCCACTGGCAAACGGCGGCGCTGCTGTTTGGCGCGATACCCTGTTTTATCTCCGGCATCATTATGCTGTTCGCCCGCCACGTGGCCCCGCACAGCGTGAAATAA
- a CDS encoding SDR family NAD(P)-dependent oxidoreductase produces MLLQHRRALVTGAASGIGAAIASAFAAEGAALVLSDRNPAGLAATVEHCRALGAACHGVIADVAEPAGAQRGVDECVRLLGGIDILVNNAGMLTQAPCTELTLAMWDEMMAVDLRSVFLASQRALPHMLQQRWGRIINIASQLGIKGGAELCHYAAAKAGVIGFTKSLALETAGQNVLVNAIAPGPIETPLVAGISSAWKSAKARELPLGRFGRAEEVAPAALLLASDPGGNLFVGQTLGPNSGDVMP; encoded by the coding sequence ATGTTATTGCAACACCGCCGCGCGCTGGTTACCGGCGCGGCCAGCGGCATCGGCGCCGCCATCGCCAGTGCCTTCGCCGCTGAAGGCGCCGCGCTGGTGCTCAGCGATCGTAACCCTGCCGGGCTTGCGGCAACGGTTGAGCATTGCCGTGCGCTGGGCGCCGCCTGCCACGGCGTGATCGCCGACGTCGCCGAACCGGCGGGCGCGCAAAGGGGCGTTGATGAATGCGTGCGCCTGCTCGGCGGCATAGACATTCTGGTCAATAACGCCGGTATGCTGACGCAGGCGCCCTGCACGGAACTGACGCTGGCCATGTGGGACGAGATGATGGCCGTCGATCTGCGCAGCGTATTTTTGGCCTCGCAGCGTGCGCTGCCGCATATGCTGCAACAGCGTTGGGGGCGCATCATCAATATCGCTTCGCAATTGGGCATCAAGGGCGGCGCTGAACTGTGCCATTACGCCGCCGCCAAAGCGGGGGTGATTGGCTTTACCAAATCGCTGGCGCTGGAAACCGCCGGGCAAAACGTGCTGGTGAACGCCATCGCCCCCGGCCCGATAGAAACCCCGCTGGTCGCCGGCATCAGCAGCGCCTGGAAAAGCGCCAAAGCCCGCGAGCTGCCGCTCGGGCGGTTTGGCCGCGCCGAAGAGGTCGCCCCGGCGGCGCTGCTGTTAGCAAGCGATCCCGGCGGCAATCTGTTTGTCGGCCAGACGCTGGGGCCAAACTCGGGCGACGTGATGCCCTGA